One genomic window of Anaeromyxobacter diazotrophicus includes the following:
- a CDS encoding DsbA family oxidoreductase — MRTLRVEVWSDIACPWCYVGKRRLEAAVARLPASDRVEVVWRAFELDPTAPRTVPEEPYAERLARKYGCSTAEAQAMVDRMTSVAAGDGLPFRFDLVHPGNTFDAHRLLHLALERGLQDAVKERFLRAYLTEGAAIGDPSVLAPLAVEAGLGEEEVRRVLASDAYAGSVRGDEEEARRFGIHAVPFFVLGGRYGLSGAQPVEVLHEALARALAEAPEPLVAEGAVCGPDGCG; from the coding sequence ATGCGCACGCTCCGCGTCGAGGTCTGGTCCGACATCGCCTGTCCCTGGTGCTACGTCGGCAAGCGGCGGCTCGAGGCGGCGGTGGCGCGCCTGCCCGCGTCGGACCGCGTCGAGGTGGTGTGGCGGGCCTTCGAGCTCGACCCCACGGCGCCGCGCACCGTCCCCGAGGAGCCGTACGCGGAGCGGCTGGCGCGCAAGTACGGCTGCTCGACCGCCGAGGCCCAGGCCATGGTCGACCGCATGACCTCGGTCGCGGCCGGAGACGGCCTCCCCTTCCGCTTCGACCTGGTCCACCCCGGCAACACCTTCGACGCGCACCGGCTGCTCCACCTCGCGCTCGAGCGCGGGCTGCAGGACGCCGTGAAGGAGCGGTTCCTGCGCGCCTACCTCACCGAGGGCGCCGCCATCGGCGATCCGTCCGTGCTCGCCCCGCTCGCGGTCGAGGCCGGGCTCGGCGAGGAGGAGGTGCGGCGCGTCCTCGCCTCCGACGCCTACGCCGGCTCGGTGCGCGGCGACGAGGAGGAGGCGCGCCGCTTCGGCATCCACGCCGTCCCCTTCTTCGTCCTGGGCGGCCGGTACGGCCTCTCGGGCGCGCAGCCGGTCGAGGTCCTGCACGAGGCGCTCGCCCGGGCGCTGGCCGAGGCGCCGGAGCCGCTCGTGGCCGAGGGCGCGGTGTGCGGGCCGGACGGCTGCGGCTGA
- a CDS encoding AAA family ATPase, whose product MPHVIESMELAQVLAEAEDIARSVNQKLTSAHQLLAFFTVPNRAELLLRDRGIDEDRVLAALTDKPKEPEGIERDLRERAREVAAGVGAEEVDCLHLLIAMSRVRASAAHQLLAACGLQLATLRNVALSYFTSRMPRRLQHFAPQPVKAPASYRPSPSTARGGGALSPAATPTATPVPTATPIPSATPTATPVPTATPAPTPTPFARPPSPYALDPQAFPWLAALGRNVSELAAAHRLDPLVGREREVEEAIDILGKRRTNNPLLVGEPGVGKTAIVEGIAQRLVDERGPERLVVELDMASVVAGTQLRGSFSEKLLGLKDEVRRANGRVVVFIDEIHTLMGAGSTGEGPQDAANELKAALSRGEFPCIGATTHDEYRKHIEKDPALERRFTPVLVREPSVADTVKILKGLVARYEQHHKVSYRPEALDSAAALTARYVTDRFLPDKAVAALDLAGSRTRREGGGEVDAAQVARVVSKMAGIPESRLLASDRDRVLGLQKLLAERVVGHAAAVERITAVLRRNYAGFASRRPMGSFLFLGPTGVGKTELARALAEALYGSQDALVRLDMSECAEPTGVARLVGAAPGYVGYGEGGQLTDAVRRRPASVVVLDEIDKAHRDVLMLLLQVLEEGRLTDGRGRQVDFSNTVVVLTSNLGAAEATRAATGVMGFGAAAAGEASTREEKALSAARGALAPELWNRLDERIFFGPLGREEVKRIALLLLRQSSDRLHGERKIRFHAGEDVAEHLLDHGGYDPALGARPMRGAVQRLVEAPLADAILAGRIGPGEVVEVHAAAGKLSFGR is encoded by the coding sequence GTGCCCCACGTGATCGAGTCCATGGAGCTGGCGCAGGTCCTCGCCGAGGCGGAGGACATCGCCCGGAGCGTGAACCAGAAGCTCACCAGCGCGCATCAGCTCCTCGCCTTCTTCACCGTCCCGAACCGCGCCGAGCTGCTCCTGCGCGACCGCGGGATCGACGAGGATCGCGTGCTGGCGGCGCTGACCGACAAGCCGAAGGAGCCGGAGGGCATCGAGCGCGACCTGCGCGAGCGCGCCCGGGAGGTGGCGGCCGGCGTCGGCGCGGAGGAGGTGGACTGCCTGCACCTCCTCATCGCCATGAGCCGGGTGCGCGCCTCGGCGGCGCACCAGCTCCTCGCCGCCTGCGGGCTGCAGCTCGCGACCCTCCGCAACGTGGCGCTCTCCTACTTCACGAGCCGCATGCCGCGGCGGCTGCAGCACTTCGCGCCGCAGCCGGTCAAGGCGCCGGCGAGCTACCGGCCCTCGCCCTCGACCGCGAGGGGGGGCGGCGCGCTCTCGCCGGCCGCGACCCCGACGGCGACCCCGGTCCCGACCGCGACGCCGATCCCCTCCGCAACCCCGACCGCGACCCCGGTTCCGACCGCGACGCCGGCCCCGACCCCCACCCCCTTCGCCCGCCCCCCCTCCCCCTACGCGCTCGACCCGCAGGCCTTCCCCTGGCTGGCGGCGCTGGGGCGCAACGTCTCGGAGCTCGCCGCCGCGCACCGGCTCGACCCGCTGGTCGGGCGCGAGCGCGAGGTCGAGGAGGCGATCGACATCCTCGGCAAGCGGCGCACCAACAACCCGCTGCTCGTCGGCGAGCCGGGCGTCGGCAAGACCGCCATCGTCGAGGGCATCGCGCAGCGGCTGGTGGACGAGCGCGGGCCGGAGCGGCTGGTGGTCGAGCTCGACATGGCGAGCGTGGTGGCCGGCACCCAGCTCCGCGGCTCGTTCTCGGAGAAGCTACTCGGCCTCAAGGACGAGGTGCGCCGCGCCAACGGCCGGGTGGTGGTCTTCATCGACGAGATCCACACGCTCATGGGCGCCGGCTCAACCGGCGAGGGCCCGCAGGACGCCGCCAACGAGCTCAAGGCGGCGCTTTCGCGCGGCGAGTTCCCCTGCATCGGCGCCACCACCCACGACGAGTACCGCAAGCACATCGAGAAGGACCCGGCGCTGGAGCGCCGCTTCACGCCGGTGCTGGTGCGCGAGCCGTCGGTCGCCGACACGGTCAAGATCCTGAAGGGCCTGGTGGCCCGGTACGAGCAGCACCACAAGGTGAGCTACCGGCCCGAGGCGCTCGACTCGGCCGCAGCGCTGACCGCGCGCTACGTCACCGACCGGTTCCTGCCCGACAAGGCGGTGGCGGCGCTCGACCTGGCCGGCTCGCGCACGCGGCGCGAGGGCGGCGGCGAGGTGGACGCGGCGCAGGTGGCGCGCGTCGTCTCCAAGATGGCCGGCATCCCCGAGTCGCGGCTCCTCGCCTCCGACCGCGACCGCGTGCTGGGGCTCCAGAAGCTCCTCGCCGAGCGGGTGGTCGGCCACGCGGCGGCGGTGGAGCGGATCACCGCCGTGCTGCGCCGCAACTACGCCGGCTTCGCCTCGCGCCGGCCCATGGGCAGCTTCCTCTTCCTCGGGCCGACCGGCGTCGGCAAGACCGAGCTCGCCCGCGCGCTGGCGGAGGCCCTCTACGGCTCCCAGGACGCGCTGGTCCGGCTCGACATGAGCGAGTGCGCCGAGCCGACCGGGGTGGCGCGCCTCGTCGGCGCCGCGCCGGGCTACGTCGGCTACGGCGAGGGCGGCCAGCTCACCGACGCCGTTCGCCGCCGGCCGGCGAGCGTGGTGGTCCTGGACGAGATCGACAAGGCGCACCGCGACGTGCTCATGCTCCTGCTCCAGGTGCTGGAGGAGGGGCGGCTCACCGACGGGCGCGGCCGGCAGGTGGACTTCTCCAACACCGTGGTGGTGCTCACCTCGAACCTCGGCGCCGCCGAGGCCACCCGCGCCGCCACCGGCGTCATGGGCTTCGGCGCCGCCGCCGCGGGCGAGGCCTCCACGCGCGAGGAGAAGGCGCTGTCGGCCGCCCGCGGCGCCCTCGCGCCAGAGCTGTGGAACCGGCTCGACGAGCGCATCTTCTTCGGCCCGCTCGGGCGCGAGGAGGTCAAGCGCATCGCGCTGCTGCTCCTGCGCCAGTCCTCGGACCGCCTCCACGGCGAGCGGAAGATCCGCTTCCACGCCGGCGAGGACGTGGCCGAGCACCTCCTCGACCACGGCGGCTACGACCCGGCGCTCGGCGCGCGGCCCATGCGCGGCGCCGTGCAGCGGCTGGTCGAGGCGCCGCTGGCGGACGCCATCCTGGCCGGGCGGATCGGCCCGGGCGAGGTGGTGGAGGTCCACGCCGCGGCCGGGAAGCTCAGCTTCGGCCGCTGA